The proteins below are encoded in one region of Thioalkalivibrio sp. K90mix:
- a CDS encoding SPOR domain-containing protein codes for MALSDQCLKQLGLHTAPFDETPDEHFIYSDPLLDGLLESARAALDAPGAIVIMTGENGSGRSLQLMRLLAMLPEPFELIAFRARINTQFESVDNTIRNYLRSHNADDPDRPLTELLAERVALGRDPVIAMDDAHLVGTDIVNNLMRMRSEVLESQGRAPRVVLVGSGGLLRRRLYLPDPSDEDQVTRVNLRAFNLEQTGAYLRHRLQAAGLDDPDRLLDQETIHHLQTTSQGLPGNLNREANQILERHCRSERHAASAAGTTAPGIALGDEAEREEASSPTTREPAGVTIDSDADLDRENDAEPVLRAQREEDEFTPAAEALAHTDADDEPEWPPEHELDAPPEEKRAAPFWNQRWFVPAVAATVAIGIAAPVALQLMDGGDTEAEQEVVELPLPETRPPASPDQDDLVAPDPLEHTDDTLTSPDIEPLPGQERPSGDPIAGIEAEPAAEPEPQPEPQPEPQPEPQPEPQPEPEPAPEPEPEPEPAPEPEPEPEPEPEPEPEPETTTEALADEDGDSERLRGDLEWLGSQSSDAFTIQLIAAPDMSTARGYADRHNLGGIRYIPTRVNNRDFVVVLAGSFASREAAEGAASDLPEAVRNEGPWIRSIGSVQGVARE; via the coding sequence ATGGCGCTCTCCGACCAATGCCTGAAACAGCTCGGCCTGCATACGGCGCCGTTCGACGAGACGCCGGACGAACACTTCATCTACAGCGACCCGTTGCTGGACGGGCTGCTGGAGTCGGCGCGCGCCGCTCTCGATGCCCCGGGTGCCATCGTGATCATGACCGGCGAAAACGGCTCCGGGCGCAGCCTGCAGTTGATGCGCCTGCTGGCCATGCTGCCCGAGCCCTTCGAGCTGATCGCCTTTCGCGCGCGCATCAACACGCAGTTCGAATCGGTGGACAACACCATTCGCAACTACCTGCGCTCGCACAATGCCGATGACCCGGATCGCCCCCTGACCGAACTGCTGGCCGAGCGGGTGGCCCTCGGCCGCGATCCGGTGATCGCGATGGACGACGCCCACCTCGTCGGCACCGACATCGTGAACAACCTGATGCGCATGCGCAGCGAGGTGCTCGAGTCCCAGGGCCGCGCGCCGCGCGTGGTACTCGTGGGCTCCGGCGGCCTGCTCCGCCGCCGCCTGTACCTGCCCGATCCCTCCGACGAGGACCAAGTCACAAGGGTCAATCTGCGGGCCTTCAACCTCGAGCAGACCGGCGCCTACCTGCGCCACCGCCTGCAGGCGGCAGGCCTGGACGACCCCGATCGTCTGCTTGACCAGGAGACCATCCATCACCTGCAGACCACCAGCCAGGGCCTGCCCGGCAACCTGAACCGCGAGGCCAACCAGATCCTGGAGCGTCACTGCCGCAGCGAACGCCATGCCGCCAGTGCAGCCGGCACTACAGCGCCCGGCATTGCGCTGGGTGACGAGGCCGAACGCGAAGAGGCGTCGTCACCCACGACACGCGAGCCAGCGGGCGTCACCATCGACTCCGATGCTGACCTCGATCGCGAAAACGACGCCGAACCCGTGCTTCGCGCCCAGCGCGAAGAGGACGAATTCACTCCGGCCGCCGAGGCCCTCGCGCACACGGACGCCGATGACGAACCGGAGTGGCCACCGGAGCACGAACTCGACGCCCCCCCAGAGGAAAAGCGCGCCGCGCCCTTCTGGAACCAGCGCTGGTTTGTGCCGGCGGTGGCCGCCACGGTCGCTATCGGCATTGCCGCCCCCGTCGCCCTGCAGCTGATGGACGGTGGCGATACCGAGGCGGAACAGGAGGTCGTCGAACTCCCGTTGCCCGAAACCCGGCCCCCGGCATCCCCCGACCAGGACGACCTGGTCGCGCCCGACCCGCTGGAGCATACCGACGACACGTTGACCAGCCCGGACATCGAACCCCTGCCCGGCCAGGAACGCCCGAGCGGCGATCCGATTGCCGGCATTGAAGCCGAACCGGCCGCGGAACCCGAGCCACAGCCCGAGCCACAGCCCGAGCCACAGCCCGAGCCACAGCCCGAGCCACAGCCCGAGCCAGAACCCGCTCCGGAGCCTGAACCCGAGCCCGAACCAGCACCGGAGCCGGAGCCGGAGCCGGAGCCAGAACCGGAACCGGAACCGGAACCGGAGACGACGACCGAGGCCCTGGCCGACGAGGATGGCGACAGTGAGCGCCTGCGCGGCGACCTGGAGTGGCTCGGCAGCCAGTCCTCCGATGCGTTCACCATCCAGTTGATCGCGGCCCCGGACATGTCCACTGCTCGCGGCTATGCGGATCGCCACAACCTTGGCGGCATCCGCTACATCCCCACGCGGGTGAACAATCGCGACTTTGTGGTCGTGCTGGCTGGATCGTTTGCCAGTCGCGAGGCCGCCGAAGGCGCGGCGTCGGACCTGCCCGAGGCGGTACGCAACGAAGGCCCCTGGATCCGCTCCATCGGCTCCGTGCAAGGCGTGGCACGCGAGTAG
- a CDS encoding deoxyguanosinetriphosphate triphosphohydrolase: MSPEALATTPRVDRASGLAPYAADPSASRGRTYPEAPTRHRSDFQRDRDRIVHSSAFRRLEYKTQVFISHEGDLFRNRLTHSLEVAQIGRSIARALNLNEDLVEAIALAHDLGHTPFGHAGQHALNDCMKAYGGFEHNLQSLRIVDLLERHYAEFDGLNLTFETREGILKHCSPQRARDLGAIGVRFLEKQQPSLEAQLANVADEIAYNNHDVDDGLRSGLLDMDQLTEVRLFRKCLEAVRARYPDLEPRRVQHETVRRMIDALVSDLIESSQAAIDHEQPETPDDVRRAGQPLIRFSPDMAEQAHELKVFLRENLYHHHQVHAVMHKARQLIQELFAAFDSEPRLMPEHFQRHAERLAEADPHAPQRAIADYIAGMTDRHAIREHHRLFDLGTLT, translated from the coding sequence GTGTCGCCTGAGGCCCTGGCCACCACACCCCGGGTCGACAGGGCCTCCGGGCTCGCGCCGTACGCCGCCGACCCCTCGGCCTCGCGCGGGCGCACCTACCCGGAGGCACCAACACGCCACCGCAGCGATTTCCAGCGCGACCGCGACCGCATCGTGCATTCCAGCGCGTTTCGCCGCCTGGAGTACAAGACCCAGGTCTTCATCAGTCACGAGGGCGACCTGTTCCGCAACCGCCTGACCCACTCGCTGGAGGTCGCGCAGATCGGACGCTCGATCGCACGCGCACTGAACCTGAACGAGGACCTGGTCGAGGCGATCGCGCTCGCACACGATCTTGGTCATACCCCCTTCGGTCATGCCGGCCAGCACGCGCTGAACGACTGCATGAAGGCGTACGGGGGTTTCGAACACAACCTGCAGTCGCTGCGGATCGTCGACCTGCTGGAACGTCACTACGCGGAGTTTGACGGCCTCAACCTGACCTTCGAGACGCGCGAGGGCATCCTCAAGCACTGCTCGCCACAACGGGCGCGCGATCTGGGCGCGATCGGCGTGCGCTTTCTCGAAAAGCAGCAGCCATCACTGGAAGCACAGCTGGCCAACGTGGCCGACGAGATCGCCTACAACAATCACGATGTCGACGATGGCCTGCGTTCCGGGCTGCTCGACATGGACCAGTTGACCGAGGTCCGTCTGTTCCGCAAATGTCTGGAGGCAGTTCGTGCACGCTACCCGGACCTCGAGCCGCGACGGGTTCAGCACGAGACCGTTCGCCGCATGATCGACGCCCTGGTCTCCGACCTGATCGAAAGCAGCCAGGCCGCGATCGATCACGAGCAGCCCGAGACCCCGGACGACGTCCGCCGGGCCGGCCAGCCACTGATCCGCTTCAGCCCGGACATGGCGGAACAGGCACACGAACTGAAGGTCTTCCTGCGCGAGAACCTGTACCACCACCATCAGGTCCACGCGGTGATGCACAAGGCCCGCCAGCTGATCCAGGAGCTATTCGCCGCGTTCGACTCCGAGCCGCGGCTGATGCCCGAGCATTTCCAGCGGCATGCCGAGCGACTCGCCGAGGCCGACCCGCATGCCCCGCAGCGCGCGATTGCCGACTACATCGCGGGCATGACCGACCGCCACGCCATCCGTGAACACCACCGCCTGTTCGATCTGGGCACGCTGACCTGA
- the aroB gene encoding 3-dehydroquinate synthase has product MMPLMNAPGTQNLNVELGERSYPIRIGPGQLAAADTLRPALEGRRVAVVTNTTVGPLYGEALRETLEQCGIAGELLWIELPDGEAHKTLATVESIITRLLEARLDRGSRIVALGGGVVGDIAGFAAAIYQRGIDFVQIPTTLLAQVDSSVGGKTGVNHPLGKNMIGAFHQPRAVLIDTDTLKTLPERELQAGLAEVIKYGLIRDADFFAWLEAHIDELRALEPKTLAYAIHRSCACKAEIVAADEREGGIRALLNLGHTFGHAIEAGMGYGQWLHGEAVGTGMAMAARMSERMGWLSRAERERAEALIQRAGLALEPPDTMTAERFRELMAIDKKVSSGRLRLVLLRAIGQAELTDQFDVSALDATLHEGARVA; this is encoded by the coding sequence ATGATGCCCCTGATGAACGCACCCGGCACGCAAAACCTGAACGTCGAGCTGGGCGAGCGCAGCTACCCCATCCGGATCGGACCGGGCCAGCTCGCCGCTGCCGACACCCTGCGCCCGGCGCTGGAGGGCCGCCGCGTGGCAGTGGTGACGAACACCACCGTGGGCCCGCTGTACGGCGAGGCCCTGCGCGAAACGCTCGAACAGTGCGGGATCGCGGGCGAGCTCCTCTGGATCGAGCTACCCGACGGCGAGGCGCACAAGACCCTGGCCACGGTGGAATCGATCATCACCCGCCTGCTGGAGGCCCGGCTCGACCGGGGCAGCCGCATCGTCGCACTGGGCGGGGGCGTGGTGGGCGATATCGCCGGCTTCGCCGCCGCGATCTACCAGCGCGGGATCGACTTTGTGCAGATCCCGACCACCCTGCTGGCCCAGGTCGACTCCTCGGTGGGCGGCAAGACCGGGGTCAACCACCCGCTGGGCAAGAACATGATCGGCGCCTTCCACCAGCCGCGCGCGGTGCTGATCGACACCGACACCCTGAAGACGCTGCCCGAGCGCGAGCTGCAGGCCGGGCTCGCCGAGGTCATCAAATACGGGCTGATCCGCGATGCCGATTTCTTCGCCTGGCTGGAGGCGCATATCGACGAACTGCGGGCGCTGGAACCAAAGACCCTGGCCTATGCCATCCACCGCTCCTGCGCCTGCAAGGCGGAGATCGTCGCCGCCGACGAACGTGAAGGCGGCATCCGTGCCCTGCTGAACCTGGGTCATACCTTCGGCCATGCCATCGAGGCCGGGATGGGGTATGGCCAGTGGCTGCATGGCGAGGCCGTGGGCACGGGCATGGCGATGGCGGCGCGCATGTCGGAACGCATGGGCTGGCTGAGCCGAGCGGAACGCGAGCGCGCCGAGGCCCTGATCCAGCGCGCGGGCCTGGCCCTGGAACCCCCGGACACCATGACCGCCGAGCGCTTCCGCGAACTGATGGCGATCGACAAGAAAGTATCCAGCGGCCGCCTGCGCCTGGTGCTGCTGCGGGCGATCGGCCAGGCCGAACTCACCGACCAGTTCGACGTGTCGGCGCTGGACGCAACCCTGCACGAGGGCGCCCGTGTCGCCTGA
- the rpsU gene encoding 30S ribosomal protein S21, with protein MPHVRVRENEPFEVALRRFKRTCEKAGVVAEVRRREYYEKPTTERKRKAAAAVKRQLKKNSRDMTRRVRLY; from the coding sequence ATGCCGCACGTACGAGTTCGCGAGAATGAGCCCTTCGAGGTTGCCCTGCGCCGTTTCAAGCGCACCTGTGAGAAGGCCGGCGTGGTCGCGGAAGTCCGCCGCCGCGAGTATTACGAAAAGCCGACCACCGAGCGCAAGCGCAAGGCCGCCGCAGCGGTGAAGCGCCAGCTGAAGAAGAATTCCCGCGACATGACCCGTCGGGTGCGTCTGTACTAA
- a CDS encoding GatB/YqeY domain-containing protein, giving the protein MSLKARLQDDVKQAMRAREKERLAALRLIQAEVSQFEVDERREADDDAVLAILNRMLKQRRDSIDQYRKGGREDLAEREAAEITVIEAYMPEPLGDAELEQMIGEAIAETGAAGPSDMGKVMGVLKPRVFGRADMGVVSQKVRSALGHS; this is encoded by the coding sequence ATGTCGCTCAAGGCCCGGTTGCAGGATGACGTCAAGCAGGCCATGCGGGCCCGGGAGAAGGAACGCCTCGCGGCGTTGCGCTTGATCCAGGCCGAGGTCTCGCAGTTCGAGGTCGACGAGCGGCGCGAAGCCGACGACGACGCGGTGCTGGCCATCCTGAACCGGATGCTCAAGCAGCGTCGCGACTCCATCGACCAGTACCGCAAGGGTGGCCGCGAGGACCTGGCCGAGCGCGAGGCCGCCGAGATCACCGTGATCGAGGCCTACATGCCCGAGCCGCTGGGCGATGCCGAGCTCGAGCAGATGATCGGCGAGGCGATCGCCGAGACTGGCGCGGCCGGTCCCAGTGATATGGGCAAGGTGATGGGCGTGCTCAAGCCCCGGGTCTTCGGTCGTGCCGACATGGGTGTGGTGAGCCAGAAGGTCCGGTCCGCACTGGGGCATTCTTGA
- a CDS encoding FAD-dependent oxidoreductase has protein sequence MASNPMQFLDLPRQDPQKTPAEIRIHEFGEIIGQFDPATAGQQAGRCLACGNPYCEWKCPVHNFIPNWLKLVEEGNLFAAAELSHKTNSLPEVCGRVCPQDRLCEGACTLNDGFGAVTIGSVEKYITDEALKAGWRPDLSDVTPTDKRVAVIGAGPAGLGCADILARNGVQAVVYDRYPEIGGLLTFGIPPFKLEKQVIRTRREILEGMGVEFRLNTEIGRDIQMDTLLEEYDAVFLGMGTYTAMQGGFPGEDMPGVYPALPFLISNIRQVMGWEHDEDGFIDVAGQRVVVLGGGDTAMDCNRTSIRQGAASVTCAYRRDEENMPGSRKEVVHAREEGVQFEFNVQPVEIVGDGKVEGVKVVRTQMGAPDERGRRRPEPVPGSEHVIPADRVLIAFGFRPSPADWFAEYKIGVDEGGRVQAVGEHAFQTGNPKVFAGGDMVRGSDLVVTAVFEGREAAEGILEYLGV, from the coding sequence ATGGCTTCCAATCCGATGCAGTTCCTGGACCTGCCGCGCCAGGACCCTCAGAAGACTCCCGCCGAGATTCGTATCCACGAGTTTGGCGAGATCATTGGTCAGTTCGACCCGGCGACCGCGGGGCAGCAGGCGGGCCGCTGCCTGGCCTGTGGCAATCCGTATTGCGAATGGAAGTGCCCGGTTCACAACTTCATCCCGAACTGGCTGAAGCTGGTGGAAGAGGGCAACCTGTTCGCCGCCGCCGAGCTCTCGCACAAGACTAATTCCCTGCCCGAGGTCTGCGGCCGCGTCTGCCCGCAGGACCGCCTGTGCGAGGGCGCCTGCACGCTGAACGACGGTTTTGGCGCGGTCACCATCGGCTCGGTGGAGAAGTACATTACCGACGAGGCCCTGAAGGCCGGCTGGCGCCCGGACCTGTCCGATGTCACCCCGACCGACAAGCGCGTGGCCGTGATTGGCGCCGGGCCGGCCGGCCTTGGCTGCGCCGATATCCTGGCGCGCAACGGCGTGCAGGCAGTGGTCTATGACCGCTACCCGGAGATCGGTGGCCTGCTGACCTTCGGTATCCCGCCGTTCAAGCTCGAAAAGCAGGTGATCCGCACCCGCCGCGAGATCCTCGAGGGCATGGGCGTGGAGTTCCGCCTGAATACCGAGATCGGCCGCGACATCCAGATGGACACCCTGCTGGAGGAATACGACGCCGTGTTCCTCGGCATGGGCACGTACACCGCGATGCAGGGTGGCTTCCCCGGCGAGGACATGCCGGGGGTGTACCCGGCGCTGCCGTTCCTGATCTCCAATATCCGCCAGGTGATGGGCTGGGAGCACGATGAAGACGGCTTCATCGACGTGGCCGGCCAGCGTGTGGTGGTCCTTGGCGGTGGCGACACCGCGATGGACTGCAACCGCACCTCGATCCGCCAGGGCGCGGCCTCGGTGACCTGCGCCTATCGCCGCGACGAAGAGAACATGCCCGGCTCGCGCAAGGAAGTGGTGCATGCCCGCGAAGAGGGCGTGCAGTTCGAGTTCAACGTGCAGCCGGTCGAGATCGTCGGCGACGGCAAGGTCGAGGGCGTGAAGGTGGTGCGCACCCAGATGGGTGCGCCGGACGAGCGCGGCCGCCGCCGTCCGGAGCCGGTGCCGGGCTCCGAGCATGTGATCCCGGCCGACCGCGTGCTGATCGCCTTTGGTTTCCGTCCGTCCCCGGCGGACTGGTTCGCCGAATACAAGATCGGCGTGGACGAGGGCGGGCGTGTACAGGCCGTCGGTGAGCACGCCTTCCAGACCGGCAACCCGAAGGTTTTTGCTGGCGGCGACATGGTGCGTGGCTCGGACCTGGTTGTGACCGCCGTCTTCGAGGGCCGCGAGGCCGCCGAAGGCATCCTTGAATACCTCGGCGTTTGA
- the hemE gene encoding uroporphyrinogen decarboxylase yields the protein MSQTLKNDRLLRALLREPVDRPPIWIMRQAGRYLPEYRETRAQAGSFMNLCQNPELACEVTMQPLRRFPLDAAILFSDILTIPDAMGLGLYFETGEGPRFRDPIRSLEAIENLPVPDPEQELRYVMDAVRLIRRELNGEVPLIGFAGSPWTLATYMVEGQGSRDFAETKRLMYGEPQAMHALLQKVATAVTEYLNAQIRAGAQAVMVFDTWGGSLTPRGYREFSLAYMQRIVDGLIRDHDGRRVPVTLFTKGGDAWLEAQAETGADALGLDWTIEIAEASRRVGDRVALQGNLDPSVLYAPDAVVREEALRVLDGFDRDTGHVFNLGHGIHPGIDPERVATLVETVTSYRRD from the coding sequence ATGTCCCAGACCCTGAAGAATGACCGTCTGCTGCGTGCGTTGCTGCGCGAGCCCGTGGATCGCCCGCCGATCTGGATCATGCGCCAGGCCGGGCGCTACCTGCCGGAGTACCGCGAGACCCGCGCCCAGGCCGGCAGCTTCATGAATCTGTGTCAGAACCCGGAGCTGGCCTGCGAAGTCACCATGCAGCCGCTGCGCCGGTTCCCGCTGGACGCGGCGATCCTGTTCTCGGACATCCTGACTATCCCGGATGCGATGGGCCTGGGACTCTATTTCGAGACCGGCGAGGGCCCTCGTTTCCGCGACCCGATCCGTTCGCTCGAGGCGATCGAGAACCTGCCGGTGCCGGATCCCGAGCAGGAGCTGCGCTATGTGATGGATGCAGTGCGCCTCATCCGCCGTGAACTGAATGGCGAAGTGCCGCTGATCGGCTTTGCCGGCAGCCCGTGGACGCTGGCCACCTATATGGTCGAGGGTCAGGGCTCGCGCGACTTCGCCGAGACCAAGCGGCTGATGTACGGCGAACCGCAGGCGATGCACGCCTTGCTGCAGAAGGTCGCCACCGCGGTTACCGAATACCTGAACGCGCAGATTCGCGCCGGTGCGCAGGCCGTGATGGTCTTCGACACCTGGGGCGGTTCGCTTACGCCGCGCGGCTATCGCGAATTCTCGCTGGCCTACATGCAGCGCATCGTGGATGGCCTGATTCGGGACCACGACGGCCGCCGCGTGCCGGTTACCCTGTTCACCAAGGGTGGCGATGCCTGGCTCGAGGCGCAGGCCGAGACCGGTGCCGATGCGCTGGGGCTGGACTGGACGATCGAGATTGCCGAGGCCAGCCGTCGTGTGGGCGATCGCGTGGCGCTGCAGGGCAACCTCGATCCGTCGGTGCTGTACGCGCCGGATGCGGTGGTGCGCGAGGAGGCCCTGCGGGTGCTGGACGGCTTCGACCGGGACACCGGTCATGTCTTCAACCTGGGGCACGGGATTCATCCGGGGATCGACCCGGAACGGGTGGCAACCCTGGTTGAGACCGTCACCTCCTACCGCCGCGACTAA
- a CDS encoding penicillin-binding protein 1A produces MKPILKIFAALLALILAAGIGVSAAIAALYVHYAPTLPEAEAVRDVRLQTPLQVRTADGLLMGEFAEERRIPLPIEDIPERVRQAFIAAEDERFYDHPGVDIVGLARAAINEISTRGERSQGGSTITMQLARNVFLTRDRTYERKLREIFLAIRMEQEMTKDEILELYLNKIYLGQRAYGIEAAARVYYGRSIDELELDEIAVLAALPKAPSTTNPVASAQRAEIRRNYVLRRMLDTGAISDSEYEEAVARPVSSERHVAATEVDAHWVAEAARQIVFNLWGEDAYRRGLQVHTSIDSRYQEAANQALREGLLEYDERHGYRGPEGRLGDEVMADAEARERALKAQGVHGRLLFPAVVMEREGDGTLQVDGGQIGELTIEPRDQEWARTPEFERGDVIRVRPYTDGRWRLAQKPEVTGAVIAQSPADGAIVALAGGFDFFENRYDRSTQAQRQPGSAFKPLVYALALQDGYRPDGVLVDAPMVFDDPALGAEWRPQNYSRQFQGEMSMRDALAQSRNLASIRLLNSLGPQRVHEQLPRFGLDPDKHPSNLSMVLGTGAVTPLQLNNAYGVFASGGKLHSPWIITRIETDDGEVLYTAPTERACPEPCENPAGQDLYLNASGGPLQYTDPAQVLDPGAAWQMSNMLGHVITAGTGRQAQQLGRSDLAGKTGTTNSYRDAWFSGFNADIVATAWVGFDDNRELGRRESGGRTALPLWIRFMDSVLTDTPERPVERPDDLQRVAILPDGRRAPSEETPGANIQWLIPQQVPERGQAPAGPRGENGQGPAESVF; encoded by the coding sequence ATGAAGCCGATTCTCAAGATTTTTGCGGCGTTGCTGGCGCTGATCCTGGCGGCCGGAATCGGCGTATCCGCAGCCATTGCGGCCCTGTACGTGCACTACGCCCCGACCCTCCCCGAAGCGGAGGCGGTGCGCGACGTGCGCCTGCAAACCCCGCTGCAGGTCCGCACCGCGGACGGCCTGCTAATGGGCGAGTTCGCAGAAGAACGCCGCATCCCCCTGCCGATCGAGGACATCCCCGAGCGCGTCCGCCAGGCCTTCATCGCGGCCGAGGACGAGCGCTTCTACGATCATCCCGGGGTCGACATCGTTGGCCTGGCCAGAGCGGCGATCAACGAGATCTCCACTCGCGGCGAACGCAGCCAGGGGGGTTCCACGATCACCATGCAGCTGGCGCGCAACGTGTTCCTGACGCGTGACCGCACCTACGAGCGCAAGCTGCGCGAGATCTTCCTGGCCATTCGCATGGAACAGGAGATGACCAAGGACGAGATCCTCGAGCTGTATCTGAACAAGATCTACCTGGGCCAGCGCGCCTACGGGATCGAGGCCGCCGCCCGGGTCTATTACGGACGCTCCATCGACGAACTGGAGCTGGACGAGATCGCGGTGCTCGCAGCCCTGCCGAAGGCCCCCTCCACGACCAACCCCGTCGCCAGCGCCCAGCGCGCCGAGATCCGCCGCAATTACGTGCTGCGACGTATGCTGGACACCGGCGCGATCAGCGACTCGGAGTACGAAGAGGCGGTGGCGCGCCCGGTTTCGTCCGAGCGACACGTGGCCGCGACCGAGGTCGACGCCCACTGGGTGGCGGAGGCGGCCCGCCAGATCGTCTTCAATCTCTGGGGCGAGGACGCCTATCGGCGCGGCCTGCAGGTGCATACCTCCATCGACTCCCGCTACCAGGAAGCCGCCAACCAGGCCCTTCGCGAAGGTCTCCTCGAATACGACGAACGCCACGGTTACCGCGGGCCCGAGGGTCGACTTGGCGACGAGGTGATGGCCGACGCCGAGGCCCGCGAACGTGCGCTGAAGGCACAGGGCGTGCATGGGCGCCTGTTGTTCCCAGCGGTCGTCATGGAACGCGAAGGTGACGGCACGCTGCAGGTCGACGGCGGCCAGATCGGCGAGCTCACCATCGAACCCCGCGACCAGGAATGGGCACGCACCCCCGAGTTCGAACGGGGCGACGTGATCCGCGTCAGGCCCTATACCGACGGGCGCTGGCGCCTGGCGCAAAAACCCGAGGTGACCGGCGCGGTGATCGCCCAGTCGCCGGCCGATGGGGCTATCGTTGCGCTCGCGGGGGGCTTCGATTTCTTCGAGAATCGCTACGATCGCAGCACCCAGGCGCAACGGCAGCCCGGCTCCGCATTCAAGCCGCTGGTGTACGCGCTGGCATTGCAGGATGGCTACCGCCCGGATGGCGTCCTGGTCGATGCCCCGATGGTTTTTGACGATCCGGCACTCGGGGCCGAGTGGCGTCCACAGAACTACTCCCGGCAGTTCCAGGGCGAGATGAGCATGCGCGATGCCCTTGCCCAGTCACGCAATCTGGCATCGATCCGCCTGCTCAACAGCCTGGGACCGCAGCGCGTGCACGAACAGCTGCCGCGCTTCGGCCTGGATCCGGACAAGCACCCGAGCAACCTGTCGATGGTGCTCGGCACCGGTGCGGTCACACCCCTGCAACTGAACAATGCCTACGGGGTGTTCGCCTCCGGCGGCAAGCTGCACAGCCCGTGGATCATCACGCGCATCGAGACGGACGACGGCGAGGTCCTCTACACAGCCCCGACCGAACGCGCCTGCCCCGAACCCTGCGAGAACCCGGCCGGCCAGGACCTGTACCTGAACGCCAGCGGGGGTCCGCTGCAGTATACCGACCCGGCACAGGTGCTGGACCCGGGTGCCGCCTGGCAGATGAGCAACATGCTGGGGCACGTAATCACCGCAGGAACCGGGCGTCAGGCGCAGCAGCTGGGACGCTCGGATCTCGCCGGCAAGACCGGCACGACCAACAGCTATCGCGATGCCTGGTTCTCGGGGTTCAACGCCGACATCGTCGCGACCGCCTGGGTCGGGTTCGACGACAACCGCGAACTGGGCCGGCGCGAGAGTGGTGGGCGCACGGCGCTCCCGCTCTGGATTCGATTCATGGACTCAGTGCTGACCGACACACCGGAGCGCCCCGTGGAACGTCCCGATGACCTGCAGCGCGTGGCAATCCTGCCAGACGGCCGCCGCGCACCAAGCGAGGAGACCCCGGGGGCGAATATCCAGTGGCTGATCCCGCAGCAGGTACCGGAACGCGGCCAGGCCCCGGCGGGCCCCCGCGGGGAGAATGGTCAGGGCCCGGCCGAGTCGGTGTTCTGA
- a CDS encoding pilus assembly protein PilM, translating into MLSLGKSKQGLLGVDVSSAAVKVLELARQGKGYRVEAFAVEPLPDGVMVDKVCQDTEAVGSALARAVKRSGTKLKHCAMAVPSSAVITKTIQMSATLSDTELEGQVFVEADQYIPYTLEEVNLDFQVLGKNEKNPQLVDVLVVASRRENVDSRVAIAESAKLTPELVDVEAYAIEHASERLVEQIPDRENKPIVAIVDVGSSVTAVYVVSQTEGVIYTREQNFGGRMLTEEIMRRYSMNYQEAGSAKMSGDLPADYVSNILEPFKQTMMDQIQRLLQYFYVTRPQDSIDHILLGGGCAAIAGVDEMLEESSGTPVSVANPFRGMALSRRVNQQRFANDAPALLTACGLAMRGYAS; encoded by the coding sequence GTGCTGAGTCTCGGAAAGAGCAAGCAGGGACTGCTGGGCGTGGATGTCAGCTCCGCTGCCGTGAAGGTGCTGGAGCTGGCTCGGCAAGGTAAGGGCTACCGGGTCGAGGCCTTTGCGGTGGAGCCGTTGCCGGATGGTGTGATGGTGGACAAGGTCTGCCAGGACACCGAGGCCGTGGGGAGCGCGCTCGCCCGCGCGGTGAAACGCTCCGGCACCAAGCTCAAGCACTGTGCGATGGCCGTGCCGTCCTCGGCGGTGATCACCAAGACCATCCAGATGTCGGCCACGCTCAGCGACACCGAGCTCGAGGGCCAGGTCTTCGTCGAGGCCGATCAGTACATCCCCTACACCCTGGAAGAGGTCAATCTCGACTTCCAGGTCCTCGGCAAGAACGAAAAGAATCCCCAGTTGGTCGACGTCCTGGTCGTCGCCTCGCGGCGCGAGAACGTCGATTCGCGCGTGGCGATCGCCGAATCCGCCAAGCTCACCCCCGAACTGGTGGACGTCGAGGCCTACGCGATCGAGCACGCCTCCGAGCGCCTGGTCGAGCAGATCCCCGATCGCGAGAACAAGCCCATCGTTGCGATCGTCGACGTCGGCTCCTCGGTGACAGCGGTGTATGTCGTCAGCCAGACCGAGGGCGTGATCTATACCCGCGAGCAGAATTTTGGCGGACGCATGCTGACCGAGGAGATCATGCGCCGCTACAGCATGAACTATCAGGAGGCGGGCTCCGCCAAGATGAGTGGCGACCTTCCGGCCGACTACGTCAGCAATATCCTCGAACCGTTCAAGCAGACGATGATGGATCAGATCCAGCGTCTGCTGCAGTACTTCTACGTGACCCGTCCGCAGGATTCGATCGACCACATCCTGCTGGGTGGCGGCTGTGCCGCGATCGCGGGTGTTGACGAGATGCTCGAGGAGAGCTCCGGGACCCCGGTATCGGTCGCCAACCCATTCCGGGGCATGGCGCTGTCGCGCCGAGTGAACCAGCAGCGCTTCGCCAATGATGCCCCCGCGCTGCTTACGGCCTGCGGCCTGGCTATGCGGGGGTACGCGTCATGA